A stretch of Dysidea avara chromosome 5, odDysAvar1.4, whole genome shotgun sequence DNA encodes these proteins:
- the LOC136255213 gene encoding TNF receptor-associated factor 4-like: MAATSTLGGYDYDYVDVPLDTLLCKICLCPSREAQLTVCCGYTFCKSCILCASEVSSMAQKCPMCFSKGFTSVHNKQVDRLVRSFKIFCPNKKIGCEWQGEVNDIRYHINHCCFEEINCPNDCEVSVQRQNLTKHIETECVHLKVECQHCHITEEYQLIEGEHKEQCPKLPLPCPNKCDVDNIPREEMNGHRKTCPLEEINCVNKCGKTLLRKDMKDHEIECVRRKVNCRYCQITGSHRFIEGKHKKQCPKFPLPCPNKCDIGIITRGDIEEHLKMCPLETIQFQYHEVGCTEVIKRKYQEKHYTEEMEKHL, from the coding sequence ATGGCTGCTACTAGTACCTTGGGTgggtatgattatgattacgTGGATGTGCCATTGGATACTTTGTTATGCAAAATATGTCTCTGTCCAAGCAGAGAGGCTCAACTAACTGTTTGCTGTGGCTACACGTTCTGTAAGTCCTGCATCCTGTGTGCCAGTGAGGTGTCATCCATGGCACAAAAGTGTCCGATGTGTTTCAGTAAGGGTTTCACAAGTGTTCATAACAAGCAAGTTGATCGGCTTGTCagaagttttaaaatattttgtccGAACAAAAAGATAGGatgtgagtggcagggtgaagtAAATGATATTCGTTACCACATTAATCACTGCTGCTTTGAAGAAATAAATTGTCCCAATGACTGTGAGGTATCTGTGCAGCGACAAAATCTTACTAAGCATATTGAGACTGAATGCGTACATCTTAAGGTTGAATGTCAACATTGCCACATCACTGAAGAGTACCAGTTAATTGAGGGtgaacacaaggaacagtgtccTAAGCTACCCCTGCCATGTCCTAACAAGTGTGATGTTGATAACATTCCTCGTGAAGAGATGAATGGGCACAGAAAAACTTGTCCACTTGAAGAAATCAACTGCGTCAACAAATGTGGAAAAACTTTACTACGAAAAGACATGAAAGATCATGAGATTGAGTGTGTGCGTCGTAAAGTTAACTGTCGGTATTGCCAAATTACTGGAAGTCATCGTTTTATTGAAGGAAAACATAAGAAACAGTGTCCTAAGTTTCCCTTACCCTGTCCTAACAAGTGCGATATCGGCATTATCACAAGAGGGGACATTGAAGAACACTTGAAGATGTGTCCATTAGAAACAATACAGTTCCAGTATCATGAAGTGGGTTGTACAGAAGTGATAAAACGCAAGTACCAGGAGAAGCATTACACAGAAGAAATGGAAAAGCATCTGTAA
- the LOC136255214 gene encoding TNF receptor-associated factor 4-like, with amino-acid sequence MAATSTLGGYDYDYVDVPLDTLLCKICLCPSREAQLTVCCGYMFCKSCILCASEVSSTAQKCLMCFSKGFTSVHNKQVDRLVRSLKIFCPNKKIGCEWQGEVNDIRYHINHCCFEEINCPNDCEVSVQRQNLTKHIETECVHRKVDCQYCHITEEYQLIEGEHEEQCPKLPLPCPNKCDIDNIPREEMNGHRKTCTLEEINCVNKCGKTLLRKDMKDHEIECVRRKVNCRYCHITGSHRFIEGKHKKQCSKLPLPCPNKCNIGIITRGDIEELLKMCPLESIQCQYHEVGCTEVIKRKYQEKHYTEEMEKHLSYTKRELSHAKEELVQTKQQLVAMEATLVARITKIELSAQRRINELESRLQGTFLYSQHLNIASMKICSGRETCPVIFKVPDFTNLKKSNQVWYSEAFFTQDNGCKMRLCLIAAGNGLGKGTHVSVYVYLLKGLFDDQLAWPVNIDAKVMLLNQIADKDHVVTATKITANRVVFTKTMVVNVDQFILYKDFYTVTGTCSFLKDDIMFFQVNCILDTN; translated from the coding sequence ATGGCTGCTACTAGTACCTTGGGTgggtatgattatgattacgTGGATGTGCCATTGGATACTTTGTTATGCAAAATATGTCTCTGTCCGAGCAGAGAGGCTCAACTAACTGTTTGCTGTGGCTACATGTTCTGTAAGTCTTGCATCCTGTGTGCTAGTGAGGTGTCATCCACTGCACAAAAGTGTCTGATGTGTTTCAGTAAGGGTTTCACAAGCGTTCATAACAAGCAAGTTGATCGGCTTGTCAGAAGTCTTAAAATATTTTGTCCGAACAAAAAGATTGGatgtgagtggcagggtgaagtAAATGATATTCGTTACCACATTAATCACTGCTGCTTTGAAGAAATAAATTGTCCCAATGACTGTGAGGTATCTGTGCAGCGACAAAATCTTACTAAGCATATTGAGACTGAATGTGTACATCGTAAGGTTGACTGCCAATATTGCCACATCACTGAAGAATACCAGTTAATTGAGGGTGAACACGAGGAACAGTGTCCTAAGCTACCCCTGCCATGTCCTAACAAGTGTGATATTGATAACATTCCTCGTGAAGAGATGAATGGGCACAGAAAAACTTGTACACTTGAAGAAATCAACTGCGTCAACAAATGTGGAAAAACTTTACTACGAAAAGACATGAAAGATCATGAGATTGAGTGTGTGCGTCGTAAAGTTAACTGTCGATATTGCCATATTACTGGAAGCCATCGTTTTATTGAAGGAAAACATAAGAAACAGTGTTCTAAATTGCCCTTACCCTGTCCTAACAAGTGCAATATCGGCATTATCACAAGAGGAGACATTGAAGAACTCTTGAAGATGTGTCCATTAGAATCAATACAGTGCCAGTACCATGAAGTGGGTTGTACAGAAGTGATAAAACGCAAATACCAGGAGAAGCATTACACAGAAGAAATGGAAAAGCATCTGTCCTATACTAAACGTGAACTCAGCCATGCCAAGGAAGAGCTGgtacaaacaaaacaacaactagTTGCAATGGAAGCTACACTAGTAGCGAGGATTACAAAAATTGAACTTTCTGCTCAGAGAAGGATTAATGAGTTGGAGTCACGACTACAAGGTACATTTCTCTATAGCCAACACCTCAACATTGCTTCCATGAAAATTTGTTCAGGTAGAGAAACATGTCcagtgattttcaaagtacCCGACTTTACTAACTTAAAGAAATCTAATCAAGTTTGGTATAGCGAAGCATTTTTTACCCAAGACAATGGATGTAAGATGAGGCTGTGTTTGATTGCTGCTGGCAATGGGCTCGGTAAAGGCACTCATGTGTCTGTGTACGTGTACCTGTTGAAGGGTCTATTTGATGACCAGCTAGCGTGGCCAGTAAACATAGATGCTAAGGTGATGTTACTAAATCAAATTGCTGACAAAGATCATGTTGTTACGGCAACCAAAATTACAGCTAATAGAGTTGTGTTCACAAAAACAATGGTTGTTAATGTTGACCAGTTCATTTTGTACAAAGATTTTTACACAGTGACTGGGACATGTTCTTTTCTTAAAGATGACATCATGTTCTTCCAAGTTAACTGTATTTTAGATACTAATTGA